One Streptomyces sp. P9-A2 DNA window includes the following coding sequences:
- a CDS encoding primosomal protein N', which translates to MSSENGGSGQTDGGARGAPPEQLALIRETVRKAGTPRAKPRTWRGAALAGHLPVARVLVDKGALHLDRYFDYAVPEELDADAQPGVRVRVRFGAGRHRVREGRREGGGLIDGFLIERLAESDYAGPLAALAQVVSPEPVLSEELLGLARAVADRYAGSLADVLQLAVPPRSARAERRPSPDPAPPPPAPEPGSWGRYEQGPAFLRSLATGGAPRAVWNALPGPLWSEELARAVAATLASGRGALVVLPDGRTVARVDAALTELLGKGRHAVLTADAGPEKRYAQWLAVRRGSVRAVIGTRAAMFAPVQDLGLVALWDDGDDSHSEQHAPQPHAREVLLLRAAQDKCGFLLGNWSCTVEAAQLVETGWAGPLAPGRDRVRATAPLVRTVGDGDLARDEAARAARLPSLAWQAVREGLRQGPVLVQVPRRGYVPRMACAGCRTPARCRHCSGPMEAPGAGDLRCGWCGRREESGWHCPECGGFRLRAQVVGARRTAEELGRAFPAVPVRTSGREHVLDTVPAGPALVVSTPGAEPVAEGGYAAALLLDGWAMLSRPDLRAGEDALRRWIGAAALVRPQTEGGTVVVVAEPTLRPVQALVRWDPVGHAVRELGERAELGFPPVSRMAAVSGPGEAVAGFLRATGLPGEAEVLGPVPLPVTPVGRPRRPGGPPPGDHWERALIRVPPGRGAALTAALKSAQAARTARAGDEPVWVRIDPPDIG; encoded by the coding sequence GTGAGCAGCGAGAACGGCGGGAGCGGACAGACGGACGGCGGTGCGCGGGGCGCGCCGCCCGAACAGCTCGCGCTCATCCGGGAGACCGTGCGCAAGGCCGGCACACCCCGGGCCAAGCCGCGGACCTGGCGGGGCGCCGCGCTCGCCGGGCACCTGCCGGTCGCGCGCGTCCTCGTCGACAAGGGCGCACTGCATCTCGACCGGTACTTCGACTACGCCGTGCCCGAGGAACTCGACGCCGACGCGCAGCCGGGCGTGCGGGTGCGGGTGCGGTTCGGGGCCGGCCGGCACCGGGTGCGTGAGGGGCGCCGCGAGGGCGGCGGGCTCATCGACGGGTTCCTGATCGAGCGGCTCGCCGAGTCCGACTACGCGGGGCCGCTGGCCGCCCTCGCCCAGGTGGTCTCGCCCGAGCCGGTCCTGAGCGAGGAACTGCTGGGGCTGGCCCGGGCGGTCGCCGACCGGTACGCGGGCAGCCTCGCCGACGTGCTCCAGCTCGCCGTACCGCCGCGCAGCGCACGCGCCGAGCGGCGGCCCTCGCCCGACCCGGCGCCCCCGCCCCCGGCACCCGAGCCGGGCTCCTGGGGCCGCTACGAGCAAGGACCGGCCTTCCTCCGGTCGCTGGCCACCGGCGGCGCTCCGCGCGCCGTGTGGAACGCGCTGCCCGGACCGCTCTGGAGCGAGGAACTGGCCCGCGCGGTCGCGGCGACGCTGGCCTCCGGCCGCGGCGCCCTCGTCGTCCTGCCGGACGGACGGACCGTCGCCCGCGTCGACGCCGCGCTCACCGAACTTCTGGGCAAGGGGCGGCACGCGGTGCTGACCGCCGACGCCGGGCCCGAGAAGCGGTACGCGCAGTGGCTCGCCGTGCGCCGCGGCTCCGTGCGCGCCGTGATCGGTACCCGGGCGGCGATGTTCGCGCCCGTCCAGGACCTCGGGCTGGTCGCGCTCTGGGACGACGGCGACGACAGCCACAGTGAGCAGCACGCCCCCCAGCCGCACGCGCGTGAGGTGCTGCTGCTGCGGGCGGCACAGGACAAGTGCGGTTTCCTGCTGGGCAACTGGAGCTGCACGGTGGAGGCCGCCCAGCTGGTGGAGACCGGCTGGGCCGGGCCCCTGGCCCCCGGAAGGGACCGGGTACGGGCCACCGCCCCGCTGGTACGGACCGTCGGGGACGGGGATCTCGCTCGGGACGAGGCAGCCCGCGCCGCCCGGCTGCCGTCGCTCGCCTGGCAGGCCGTCAGGGAGGGGCTGCGGCAGGGGCCGGTGCTCGTGCAGGTGCCCCGGCGCGGCTATGTCCCGCGGATGGCGTGTGCGGGCTGCCGTACCCCGGCGCGGTGCCGGCACTGCTCGGGGCCGATGGAGGCACCCGGCGCCGGCGATCTGAGGTGCGGCTGGTGCGGGCGGCGCGAGGAGAGCGGCTGGCACTGCCCGGAGTGCGGCGGGTTCCGGCTGCGGGCCCAGGTGGTGGGAGCGCGCCGGACCGCCGAGGAGCTGGGCCGGGCCTTCCCCGCGGTGCCGGTGCGCACTTCCGGGCGCGAGCATGTGCTGGACACGGTGCCGGCCGGGCCCGCGCTGGTGGTGAGCACGCCGGGGGCCGAGCCGGTCGCCGAGGGCGGATACGCGGCGGCGCTGCTGCTGGACGGCTGGGCGATGCTGAGCCGGCCCGATCTGCGGGCCGGGGAGGACGCGCTGCGCCGCTGGATCGGCGCGGCGGCGCTGGTGCGTCCGCAGACGGAGGGCGGCACGGTCGTGGTGGTCGCCGAGCCGACCCTGCGGCCCGTGCAGGCGCTGGTGCGGTGGGACCCCGTCGGACACGCGGTACGGGAGCTGGGGGAGAGGGCCGAACTGGGCTTCCCGCCGGTGTCGAGGATGGCGGCGGTCTCCGGGCCGGGGGAGGCCGTGGCCGGGTTTCTCCGCGCGACCGGACTTCCCGGGGAGGCGGAGGTACTGGGGCCCGTCCCGCTGCCCGTCACCCCCGTGGGCCGCCCGCGGCGGCCCGGTGGCCCGCCGCCCGGGGACCACTGGGAGCGGGCCCTGATCCGGGTGCCCCCGGGCAGGGGCGCCGCGCTGACCGCCGCCCTGAAGTCCGCCCAGGCGGCCCGCACGGCCCGCGCCGGCGACGAACCCGTGTGGGTACGGATCGACCCGCCCGACATCGGCTGA
- the metK gene encoding methionine adenosyltransferase, whose protein sequence is MSRRLFTSESVTEGHPDKIADQISDTILDALLREDPHSRVAVETLITTGLVHVAGEVTTKAYAPIPQLVRDKILEIGYDSSKKGFDGASCGVSVSIGSQSPDIAQGVDTAYESRVGGAAAGEEEDELDRQGAGDQGLMFGYATDETPTLMPLPVFLAHRLSKRLSEVRKNGTIPYLRPDGKTQVTIEYDGDKAVRLDTVVVSSQHASDIDLESLLAPDIREFVVEPELRALLDEGIKLDTEKYRLLVNPTGRFEIGGPMGDAGLTGRKIIIDTYGGMARHGGGAFSGKDPSKVDRSAAYAMRWVAKNVVAAGLASRCEVQVAYAIGKAEPVGLFVETFGTAKVDTELIERAIDDVFDLRPAAIIRDLNLLRPIYSQTAAYGHFGRELPDFTWERTDRVDALRKAAGL, encoded by the coding sequence GTGTCCCGTCGTCTGTTCACCTCGGAGTCCGTGACCGAGGGTCACCCCGACAAGATCGCTGACCAGATCAGCGACACCATCCTCGACGCGCTGCTCCGCGAGGACCCCCATTCCCGCGTCGCCGTCGAGACCCTCATCACCACCGGCCTGGTGCATGTGGCCGGCGAGGTCACGACCAAGGCCTACGCGCCGATCCCGCAGCTGGTGCGCGACAAGATCCTGGAGATCGGTTACGACTCCTCGAAGAAGGGCTTCGACGGTGCCTCCTGCGGCGTGTCGGTGTCCATCGGCTCCCAGTCCCCGGACATCGCCCAGGGCGTCGACACGGCGTACGAGAGCCGGGTCGGGGGTGCCGCCGCAGGTGAGGAAGAGGACGAGCTGGACCGACAGGGCGCCGGTGACCAGGGCCTGATGTTCGGTTACGCGACGGACGAGACGCCGACACTGATGCCGCTGCCGGTCTTCCTCGCGCACCGTCTGTCCAAGCGCCTGTCCGAGGTGCGCAAGAACGGCACCATCCCCTACCTGCGCCCGGACGGAAAGACCCAGGTCACCATCGAGTACGACGGCGACAAGGCCGTCCGTCTCGACACGGTCGTGGTCTCCTCGCAGCACGCCTCCGACATCGACCTCGAGTCGCTGCTCGCCCCCGACATCCGCGAGTTCGTCGTGGAGCCGGAGCTGAGGGCGCTGCTGGACGAGGGCATCAAGCTGGACACCGAGAAGTACCGTCTGCTGGTCAACCCCACCGGCCGCTTCGAGATCGGTGGCCCGATGGGCGACGCGGGTCTCACCGGCCGCAAGATCATCATCGACACGTACGGCGGCATGGCCCGGCACGGCGGCGGCGCCTTCTCCGGCAAGGACCCGTCCAAGGTGGACCGCTCGGCGGCGTACGCGATGCGCTGGGTCGCCAAGAACGTGGTCGCGGCCGGCCTGGCCTCCCGCTGCGAGGTCCAGGTGGCGTACGCCATCGGCAAGGCCGAGCCGGTGGGTCTGTTCGTGGAGACCTTCGGCACCGCCAAGGTCGACACCGAGCTGATCGAGCGGGCGATCGATGACGTGTTCGACCTCCGTCCGGCCGCCATCATCCGTGACCTGAATCTGCTCCGCCCGATCTACTCCCAGACCGCCGCCTACGGCCACTTCGGCCGTGAGCTGCCCGACTTCACCTGGGAGCGCACCGACCGCGTGGACGCGCTGCGCAAGGCGGCGGGACTGTAG
- the coaBC gene encoding bifunctional phosphopantothenoylcysteine decarboxylase/phosphopantothenate--cysteine ligase CoaBC: MDKPKVVLGVSGGIAAYKACELLRRLTESGHDVHVVPTASALHFVGAATWSALSGHPVSTEVWDDVHEVPHVRIGQHADLVVVAPATADMLAKAAHGLADDLLTNTLLTARCPVVFAPAMHTEMWEHPATQENVATLRRRGAVVVEPAVGRLTGVDTGKGRLPDPGEIFEVCRRVLARGVTEPDLRGRHVVVSAGGTREPLDPVRFLGNRSSGKQGYALARTAAARGARVTLIAANAALPDPAGVDVVPVGTAVQLREEVLRAAADADAVVMAAAVADFRPAAYAAGKIKKQDGREPEPVALVRNPDVLAEISADRARPGQVVVGFAAETDDVLANGRAKLKRKGCDLLVVNEVGERRTFGSEENEAVVLGADGSETPVAHGPKEALADAVWDLVAARLG, encoded by the coding sequence GTGGACAAGCCGAAGGTCGTTCTGGGCGTCAGCGGCGGCATCGCCGCGTACAAGGCCTGTGAGCTGCTCAGGCGGCTGACGGAGTCGGGGCACGACGTCCACGTCGTCCCCACCGCCTCCGCGCTGCACTTCGTCGGCGCCGCCACCTGGTCGGCGCTCTCCGGCCACCCGGTCTCGACCGAGGTGTGGGACGACGTCCACGAGGTACCGCACGTCCGCATCGGGCAGCACGCCGACCTGGTCGTGGTCGCCCCGGCCACCGCGGACATGCTGGCGAAGGCGGCGCACGGGCTGGCCGACGACCTCCTCACCAACACCCTGCTCACCGCCCGCTGCCCCGTGGTCTTCGCCCCCGCCATGCACACCGAGATGTGGGAGCACCCGGCCACGCAGGAAAACGTGGCGACCCTGCGCCGGCGCGGTGCCGTCGTCGTCGAACCGGCGGTGGGCCGGCTCACCGGCGTCGACACCGGCAAGGGCCGGCTGCCCGACCCGGGCGAGATCTTCGAGGTCTGCCGCCGGGTACTGGCCCGGGGCGTCACCGAGCCCGACCTGCGGGGCCGGCACGTCGTGGTCAGCGCCGGCGGCACCCGGGAGCCCCTCGACCCCGTCCGCTTCCTCGGCAACCGCTCCTCCGGCAAACAGGGCTACGCCCTCGCCCGGACCGCCGCCGCGCGGGGCGCACGGGTCACCCTGATCGCCGCCAACGCCGCGCTGCCCGACCCGGCGGGGGTGGACGTCGTCCCCGTCGGGACCGCCGTGCAACTGCGCGAGGAAGTGCTCCGGGCCGCCGCCGACGCCGACGCGGTGGTCATGGCCGCCGCGGTCGCCGACTTCCGCCCCGCGGCGTACGCGGCCGGGAAGATCAAGAAGCAGGACGGCCGGGAACCCGAGCCCGTCGCCCTGGTGCGCAACCCGGACGTCCTCGCCGAGATCTCCGCCGACCGGGCCCGCCCCGGACAGGTGGTCGTCGGTTTCGCCGCGGAGACGGACGACGTGCTCGCCAACGGACGCGCCAAGCTGAAGCGCAAGGGCTGCGATCTGCTCGTGGTCAACGAGGTCGGCGAGCGCAGGACGTTCGGCTCCGAGGAGAACGAGGCCGTGGTGCTGGGCGCCGACGGCAGCGAGACGCCCGTGGCGCACGGTCCCAAGGAAGCCCTGGCGGATGCCGTCTGGGACCTGGTGGCCGCACGCCTGGGCTGA
- the rpoZ gene encoding DNA-directed RNA polymerase subunit omega, whose amino-acid sequence MSSSISTPEGIINPPIDELLEATDSKYSLVIYAAKRARQINAYYSQLGEGLLEYVGPLVDTHVHEKPLSIALREINAGLLTSEAIEGPVQ is encoded by the coding sequence GTGTCCTCTTCCATCTCCACGCCCGAGGGCATCATCAACCCGCCGATCGACGAGCTTCTCGAGGCCACGGACTCGAAGTACAGCCTCGTGATCTACGCGGCCAAGCGGGCTCGCCAGATCAACGCGTACTACTCGCAGCTCGGCGAGGGTCTCCTCGAATACGTCGGTCCCCTCGTCGACACCCACGTCCACGAGAAGCCGCTCTCGATCGCCCTGCGCGAGATCAACGCGGGACTGCTGACCTCCGAGGCCATCGAAGGCCCCGTTCAGTAA
- the gmk gene encoding guanylate kinase: MAATPRGTTPVPPDVRPRLTVLSGPSGVGKSTVVAHMRKAHPEVWLSVSATTRKPRPGERDGVHYFFVTDDEMDKLIANGELLEWAEFAGNRYGTPRAAVLEHLESGLPVLLEIDLQGARQVRESMAEAQLVFLAPPSWEELVRRLTGRGTESPEVVERRLEAAKIELAAEPEFDTTLVNTSVESVARELLALMNVV; encoded by the coding sequence ATGGCTGCAACACCCCGGGGGACAACCCCCGTACCCCCGGACGTACGTCCGCGGCTGACCGTGCTCTCCGGCCCCTCGGGGGTCGGCAAGAGCACGGTCGTCGCGCATATGCGCAAGGCGCACCCCGAGGTCTGGCTCTCGGTCTCGGCGACGACCCGCAAGCCGCGCCCCGGTGAGCGGGACGGAGTCCACTATTTCTTCGTCACCGACGACGAGATGGACAAGCTGATCGCCAACGGTGAACTGCTCGAGTGGGCCGAGTTCGCCGGCAACCGCTACGGCACACCGCGTGCGGCGGTGCTCGAGCACCTGGAGTCGGGCCTGCCCGTCCTCCTGGAGATCGACCTCCAGGGTGCCCGTCAGGTCCGCGAGTCCATGGCCGAGGCCCAGCTGGTCTTCCTGGCCCCTCCCTCCTGGGAGGAACTGGTGCGCCGGCTCACCGGGCGGGGCACCGAGTCGCCCGAGGTGGTCGAACGCCGGCTGGAGGCCGCGAAGATCGAGTTGGCGGCCGAGCCGGAGTTCGATACGACCCTGGTCAACACCTCCGTCGAGTCCGTGGCCCGCGAGCTGCTAGCCTTGATGAATGTCGTGTGA
- a CDS encoding integration host factor, actinobacterial type — MALPPLTPEQRAAALEKAAAARRERAEVKNRLKHSGASLQEVIKQGQENDVIGKMKVSALLESLPGVGKVRAKQIMERLGISESRRVRGLGSNQIASLEREFGSTGS; from the coding sequence GTGGCTCTTCCGCCCCTTACCCCTGAACAGCGCGCAGCCGCGCTCGAAAAGGCCGCCGCGGCTCGCCGGGAGCGGGCCGAGGTCAAGAATCGACTCAAGCACTCCGGCGCATCCCTGCAGGAGGTCATCAAGCAGGGTCAGGAGAACGACGTCATCGGCAAGATGAAGGTCTCCGCCCTGCTCGAGTCCCTGCCGGGCGTGGGCAAGGTCCGCGCCAAGCAGATCATGGAGCGACTGGGTATCTCCGAGAGCCGCCGTGTGCGTGGTCTCGGCTCGAACCAGATCGCCTCCCTGGAGCGTGAGTTCGGCAGTACCGGCTCCTGA
- the pyrF gene encoding orotidine-5'-phosphate decarboxylase produces MSGPEPFGARLRRAMDARGPLCVGIDPHPALLAEWGLNDDVAGLERFSRTVVEAVADRVAVLKPQSAFFERFGSRGIAVLETSVAQARAAGALVVMDAKRGDIGSTMAAYAESFLHPDSPLFSDALTVSPYLGYGSLGPAVKLARESGTGLFVLALTSNPEGGEVQHAVRADGRSVGATMLGHLAAENAGETPLGSFGAVVGATLGDLSSYDLDINGPLLAPGIGAQGATAADLPAVFGPAMRNVVPNVSRGVLLHGADTVALRDAAERFAEEIRAAVAAV; encoded by the coding sequence ATGAGTGGACCGGAACCCTTCGGCGCGCGTCTGCGCCGGGCCATGGACGCGCGCGGCCCGCTGTGCGTCGGCATCGACCCGCACCCCGCCCTGCTCGCCGAGTGGGGCCTGAACGACGACGTGGCCGGCCTGGAGCGGTTCAGCCGCACGGTCGTCGAGGCGGTCGCGGACCGGGTCGCCGTGCTCAAGCCGCAGAGCGCGTTCTTCGAGCGCTTCGGCTCGCGCGGCATCGCGGTGCTGGAGACGTCGGTCGCCCAGGCACGGGCGGCCGGGGCGCTGGTCGTCATGGACGCCAAACGCGGCGACATCGGCTCCACCATGGCCGCCTACGCCGAGTCCTTCCTGCACCCGGACTCCCCGCTGTTCTCGGACGCGCTGACCGTCTCCCCGTACCTCGGCTACGGCTCGCTGGGCCCGGCGGTGAAGCTGGCCCGCGAGAGCGGCACGGGACTGTTCGTCCTGGCACTGACCTCCAACCCGGAGGGCGGCGAGGTGCAGCACGCGGTACGGGCCGACGGGCGCAGCGTGGGCGCGACCATGCTCGGGCACCTGGCCGCCGAGAACGCGGGGGAGACGCCCCTGGGGTCCTTCGGAGCGGTCGTCGGCGCGACGCTCGGCGACCTGTCGTCGTACGATCTGGACATCAACGGTCCGCTGCTCGCGCCCGGCATCGGAGCCCAGGGAGCCACGGCGGCGGACCTCCCGGCGGTCTTCGGCCCGGCGATGCGCAACGTCGTGCCGAACGTCAGCCGGGGAGTGTTGCTTCACGGTGCCGACACGGTCGCGCTGCGTGACGCCGCGGAGCGATTCGCGGAGGAGATCAGGGCGGCCGTGGCGGCGGTGTGA
- a CDS encoding quinone-dependent dihydroorotate dehydrogenase: MYKYFFHLVFRRMDPERAHHLAFRWIRLVARVPGLRTFVAAALAPRHRELRTEALGLRLHSPFGLAAGFDKNAVGVDGMAMLGFDHVEIGTVTGEPQPGNPKKRLFRLVADRALINRMGFNNEGSLAVAARLASRTPVFRTVVGVNIGKTKAVPEDEAVGDYVKSAERLAPYADYLVVNVSSPNTPGLRDLQAVGHLRPLLTAVREAADRAVPARRVPLLVKIAPDLADEDIDAVADLAVELGLDGIIATNTTIARAGLGLRSGPAAVQETGGLSGAPLKARSLQVLSRLYARVGDRITLVGVGGIENAEDAWQRILAGATLVQGYSAFVYEGPFWARTLHKGLAARLRTSPYATLTDAVGADVRTTA; this comes from the coding sequence ATGTACAAGTACTTCTTCCATCTGGTGTTCCGGCGGATGGATCCGGAGCGGGCCCATCACCTCGCCTTCCGCTGGATCCGACTCGTCGCGCGCGTCCCCGGTCTGCGCACCTTCGTCGCCGCCGCGCTCGCGCCCCGCCACAGGGAACTGCGCACCGAGGCCCTCGGCCTGCGTCTGCACAGCCCCTTCGGGCTCGCCGCCGGCTTCGACAAGAACGCCGTCGGCGTCGACGGCATGGCGATGCTCGGCTTCGACCACGTCGAGATCGGCACGGTGACCGGCGAGCCGCAGCCCGGCAACCCGAAGAAGCGGCTGTTCCGGCTGGTGGCGGACCGCGCGCTGATCAACCGCATGGGCTTCAACAACGAGGGCTCGCTGGCCGTCGCCGCCCGCCTGGCCTCCCGCACGCCCGTCTTCAGGACGGTCGTCGGCGTCAACATCGGCAAGACCAAGGCCGTACCCGAGGACGAGGCCGTCGGCGACTACGTGAAGTCCGCCGAGCGGCTGGCGCCGTACGCCGACTACCTGGTGGTCAACGTCTCCTCGCCGAACACCCCCGGCCTGCGCGACCTCCAGGCCGTCGGCCATCTGCGCCCGCTGCTCACCGCCGTCCGCGAGGCCGCCGACCGCGCCGTCCCCGCCCGCCGGGTGCCGCTGCTGGTGAAGATCGCCCCGGACCTCGCCGACGAGGACATCGACGCGGTCGCCGACCTGGCGGTGGAGCTCGGTCTGGACGGGATCATCGCCACGAACACCACCATCGCGCGCGCGGGGCTCGGTCTGCGCTCCGGCCCCGCCGCCGTCCAGGAGACCGGCGGCCTGTCCGGCGCGCCCCTGAAGGCACGCTCCCTCCAGGTGCTGAGCCGCCTGTACGCGCGCGTGGGCGACCGGATCACCCTGGTCGGCGTCGGGGGCATCGAGAACGCCGAGGACGCCTGGCAGCGCATCCTGGCCGGCGCCACCCTGGTCCAGGGCTACAGCGCGTTCGTCTACGAGGGCCCCTTCTGGGCCCGCACCCTCCACAAGGGGCTCGCCGCGCGTCTGCGCACCAGCCCGTACGCCACGCTCACCGACGCGGTGGGCGCCGACGTGAGGACAACGGCATGA